One segment of Variovorax sp. PAMC28562 DNA contains the following:
- a CDS encoding mannose-1-phosphate guanylyltransferase/mannose-6-phosphate isomerase, producing the protein MNPIKPVILCGGAGTRLWPLSRKALPKQFAPLLNGKSLLQLTLERLRVLNAEVMCVAAEEHRFLVQEAIDAAAVHGTQLLEPVARNTAAAMAIAALLCEPDQLMLFAPADHHIPDAEGFAATVRSGIEAAMAGNIVTFGVAPTFPSTGYGYIRQGDALGLDGDMAIARRVDAFIEKPVAADAVQLVLAGGNFWNAGIVLVRANVLVDALRAHAPDILEACKLATAAPEQDGSFLRMNRSAFESCRSQSIDYAVLEQCDHVAVVPFAGVWSDVGSWNAVAELYPQDADGNRVHGHGFSVDSRNTFIHAPNRPVVALGTDDLIIVDTPDAVLVAHASNAEQVKNVVNLLVSNGQVQATEHRRVARPWGAYDSVDNGERFEVKRLSVKPGAKLSLRMHHHRAEHWVVVKGTARVTRDNETILLRENESIFIPLGSVYRLENPGKIPLEVIEIQSGSYLGKDDIVRFDDNYGVVIPVTVPRKHA; encoded by the coding sequence ATGAATCCAATCAAGCCGGTCATCTTGTGTGGCGGCGCAGGGACCCGGCTTTGGCCCTTGTCGCGCAAGGCGCTTCCCAAGCAGTTCGCACCTTTGCTCAATGGCAAGAGCCTGTTGCAGCTGACGTTGGAACGACTGCGTGTACTCAACGCCGAAGTGATGTGCGTCGCTGCAGAAGAGCATCGCTTCCTTGTCCAGGAAGCGATCGATGCAGCGGCAGTGCACGGCACCCAATTGCTCGAACCTGTCGCACGCAACACAGCTGCTGCTATGGCTATCGCTGCCCTGCTGTGTGAGCCGGATCAGTTGATGTTGTTTGCACCGGCCGACCACCACATCCCCGATGCCGAAGGCTTCGCCGCTACGGTGCGCAGCGGCATTGAAGCTGCGATGGCGGGCAACATCGTCACGTTCGGAGTGGCCCCTACTTTTCCGAGCACAGGCTATGGCTACATCCGCCAAGGCGACGCGCTCGGTTTGGACGGCGACATGGCGATCGCGCGCCGTGTCGATGCCTTCATCGAAAAACCGGTGGCTGCGGACGCCGTTCAGTTGGTATTGGCCGGCGGGAATTTTTGGAATGCGGGCATCGTGCTGGTCAGGGCCAACGTCCTGGTAGATGCCCTGCGCGCACACGCGCCAGACATTCTGGAAGCCTGCAAATTGGCCACCGCTGCGCCTGAGCAGGATGGCAGCTTCCTGCGAATGAACCGAAGCGCATTCGAGAGTTGCCGCAGCCAGAGCATCGACTATGCGGTGCTGGAGCAGTGCGACCACGTCGCGGTCGTCCCGTTCGCAGGGGTCTGGAGCGATGTGGGCAGCTGGAACGCAGTTGCAGAGCTCTATCCGCAAGATGCTGACGGAAACCGGGTGCATGGTCACGGCTTTTCGGTCGACTCTCGCAACACGTTCATCCATGCACCGAACCGTCCAGTCGTTGCGCTGGGCACCGACGATCTCATCATCGTCGACACACCGGACGCAGTGCTCGTTGCCCACGCGAGCAACGCAGAGCAAGTGAAGAACGTCGTGAACCTGCTTGTGTCCAACGGGCAGGTTCAGGCCACCGAACACAGACGCGTCGCGAGGCCCTGGGGTGCGTACGACAGCGTCGACAACGGCGAGCGTTTCGAAGTCAAGCGGCTGAGTGTCAAACCTGGTGCCAAGCTCTCACTGCGCATGCATCACCACCGCGCCGAGCATTGGGTGGTCGTCAAGGGCACCGCTCGCGTGACACGCGACAACGAAACGATTCTGCTGCGCGAGAACGAATCGATTTTTATCCCGCTTGGTAGCGTCTATCGACTCGAGAATCCGGGAAAGATCCCGCTCGAAGTGATCGAAATCCAGTCCGGGAGCTATCTCGGCAAAGACGACATCGTGCGCTTCGACGACAACTACGGTGTCGTCATTCCTGTCACCGTGCCGCGTAAGCACGCATAA
- a CDS encoding GDP-L-fucose synthase family protein — translation MSLPSDTSKRIYVAGHRGMVGSAIVRELHLRGFMNIVTRTRSQLDLTNQSEVKAFFKSEAVDEVYMAAAKVGGIHANNTYPAEFIYSNLMVEANVVHEAWRAGVNKLLFLGSSCIYPRLAPQPMAENALLSGSLEPTNEPYAVAKIAGIKLCESYNRQYGTDYRSVMPTNLYGPGDNYHPENSHVLPAMIRRFHEAKLAETPQVVIWGTGSAKREFLYVDDMAKACIHVMDLSAHTYKANTEVMHSHINVGTGEDLSIADLARLVAKVVGYEGEIVQDVSKPDGAPRKLLNVDRLNNLGWQASTELGAGIALAYEDFIETTQSVEHAQ, via the coding sequence ATGAGCTTGCCATCCGACACATCGAAGCGAATTTACGTTGCCGGCCATCGCGGCATGGTGGGTAGCGCGATCGTTCGCGAACTGCACCTTCGCGGATTCATGAACATCGTGACGCGTACCCGTAGCCAACTCGATCTGACCAACCAGAGCGAGGTCAAAGCCTTTTTCAAGAGCGAGGCCGTCGACGAGGTCTACATGGCAGCGGCCAAGGTCGGCGGCATCCACGCCAACAATACCTACCCTGCCGAGTTCATCTATTCCAACCTGATGGTGGAAGCCAACGTCGTGCATGAAGCTTGGCGTGCAGGCGTCAACAAACTTTTGTTTCTTGGGTCGAGTTGCATCTATCCGCGACTTGCGCCGCAGCCGATGGCAGAGAACGCGTTGCTGTCAGGTTCGCTCGAACCTACCAATGAGCCATATGCCGTCGCCAAGATTGCCGGCATCAAGCTGTGCGAAAGCTACAACCGTCAATACGGCACCGACTATCGAAGCGTCATGCCGACCAATCTGTATGGTCCCGGCGACAACTACCATCCTGAAAACAGCCACGTGCTGCCGGCGATGATCCGTCGATTCCACGAAGCGAAGCTGGCTGAAACGCCGCAAGTCGTCATCTGGGGCACAGGCTCCGCCAAGCGCGAGTTCCTGTACGTCGACGACATGGCCAAGGCCTGCATTCACGTGATGGATCTGTCCGCGCACACGTACAAGGCAAACACCGAGGTCATGCACAGCCACATCAATGTCGGCACAGGTGAAGATCTTTCGATCGCCGACCTTGCGCGCCTGGTTGCCAAGGTCGTCGGTTATGAGGGCGAGATCGTTCAGGATGTGAGCAAGCCCGACGGCGCGCCGCGCAAACTGCTGAACGTCGACAGGCTGAACAATCTTGGCTGGCAAGCCAGTACCGAACTCGGAGCCGGCATCGCACTGGCTTACGAAGACTTTATCGAAACCACGCAATCTGTAGAGCACGCCCAATGA
- the gmd gene encoding GDP-mannose 4,6-dehydratase, whose product MTLKKALITGITGQDGSYLAELLLEKGYEVHGIKRRASSFNTERIDHLLEDTPDHDRRLHMHYGDLTDTSNLTSIIQQVQPDEVYNLGAQSHVAVSFDSPEYTANVDAMGTLRLLEAIRILGLQHKTRFYQASTSELYGLVQEIPQRESTPFYPRSPYGVAKLYAYWITKNYREAYGMYACNGVLFNHESPRRGETFVTRKITRGLANIAQGLEQCIHMGNLDALRDWGHAQDYVRMQWMMLQQEEARDYVIATGVQYSVREFIAKAAEQLGITLEFVGKGVEEKAIVRKITGDKAPAVQVDQVLVQVEARYFRPAEVETLLGDPSLAKLDLGWVPQITLDVMVAEMVANDLDRAKRYALLKTHGYSISVSKED is encoded by the coding sequence ATGACTTTGAAGAAAGCCCTGATCACCGGGATCACCGGCCAGGACGGCTCGTACCTTGCGGAACTGCTGCTTGAAAAGGGATATGAAGTGCATGGCATCAAGCGCCGCGCTTCCTCGTTCAATACCGAGCGCATCGATCATTTGTTGGAAGACACGCCCGATCATGATCGCCGCCTGCATATGCACTACGGTGACCTGACCGACACCAGCAATCTCACGAGCATCATCCAACAGGTCCAACCCGACGAGGTGTACAACCTCGGCGCGCAAAGCCATGTCGCGGTGAGCTTCGACTCGCCCGAGTACACCGCCAATGTGGACGCGATGGGCACGCTTCGTTTGCTCGAAGCGATTCGAATCCTCGGACTGCAGCACAAGACCCGCTTCTATCAGGCGAGTACCAGCGAACTGTATGGTCTCGTTCAGGAGATTCCGCAGCGCGAAAGTACACCGTTCTATCCACGCAGCCCGTACGGCGTGGCCAAACTCTACGCTTACTGGATCACCAAGAACTACCGAGAGGCCTACGGCATGTATGCCTGCAACGGCGTACTCTTCAATCACGAGAGCCCGCGCCGTGGAGAAACGTTCGTTACCCGCAAGATCACGCGCGGGCTGGCCAACATCGCTCAAGGCCTAGAGCAGTGCATACACATGGGCAACCTGGATGCGCTGCGCGACTGGGGCCATGCGCAAGACTACGTCCGCATGCAGTGGATGATGCTGCAGCAAGAAGAGGCACGCGATTACGTCATCGCGACCGGCGTGCAATACAGCGTGCGCGAGTTCATCGCAAAGGCAGCCGAACAGTTGGGCATCACGCTCGAGTTCGTCGGCAAAGGCGTCGAAGAGAAAGCGATCGTTCGCAAGATTACCGGGGATAAGGCGCCTGCCGTCCAGGTCGACCAGGTTCTAGTACAAGTCGAAGCTCGGTACTTTCGCCCCGCCGAAGTCGAAACACTGCTGGGTGATCCTTCACTGGCAAAATTGGATCTCGGATGGGTGCCCCAAATCACCCTCGACGTCATGGTTGCCGAGATGGTGGCAAACGATCTCGACCGCGCCAAACGATATGCCTTACTGAAGACACACGGCTACTCGATATCCGTCAGCAAGGAAGATTGA
- a CDS encoding lipopolysaccharide biosynthesis protein, translated as MVISLRRFASNAALSVLQVLVSGVILFLLYRYLLKHLGAEQLGLWSVLLASTSFARLSDFGLTGGVVKFVARYRGKDDPVGASEVVQTTVLTIAVVMGAVLVALYPLLIHILNWTLPAASIHEARSILPWAVLSVWVGAIAGVFQAGIDGCQRAGLRHIISIGGNVFLIVCVIWFVPKYGLEALARVQVAQWVVVGIANWVLLRFLMKELPLLPWRWSKPRFKEMLGYGLNFQFVMIAVMLCDPVTKLLMSRFGGLSSAAYYEMASQLVIRVRTLLVSANAVIVPVIAELQEKSPEKLRDVYVRAYETVFFLALPVYAGMFLLLPLVSEVWIGHVEPQFIVFAAILIGTYFLNNLEVPAYFDNLGTGELGWNSVAHFTMAGLNAALGALFGYLWGAVGVAAGASIALLVSSAMVLWFVNRKYKVPMRQLIPRDHRLIAVVIGCVTIAGIAWLAWIQTQGLSILTNTGMAVAAFVAAYVAVGWRHPYRHQLERSWRDHFSGTAK; from the coding sequence ATGGTGATTTCTCTACGCCGTTTTGCGAGCAACGCCGCGCTGTCCGTGCTGCAGGTGCTTGTCTCCGGCGTTATCCTTTTTCTGTTGTATCGCTATCTGCTCAAGCACCTCGGTGCCGAGCAGTTGGGCCTGTGGTCGGTGCTGCTTGCCAGCACGTCGTTCGCGCGACTGAGTGATTTCGGATTGACCGGCGGCGTCGTCAAGTTCGTTGCTCGTTATCGCGGCAAGGACGACCCGGTCGGTGCCTCGGAAGTCGTTCAGACCACCGTGTTGACCATCGCCGTGGTAATGGGCGCGGTGCTGGTGGCACTCTATCCATTGCTCATCCACATCCTGAACTGGACGCTTCCCGCAGCCTCTATCCACGAAGCACGCAGCATCCTGCCGTGGGCTGTGCTGAGTGTTTGGGTCGGGGCCATTGCGGGTGTGTTTCAGGCAGGAATCGACGGCTGCCAACGCGCGGGCTTGAGGCACATCATCTCCATCGGCGGAAACGTCTTCCTGATCGTTTGCGTCATCTGGTTCGTGCCCAAGTACGGTCTGGAAGCTTTGGCTCGCGTGCAAGTCGCGCAATGGGTTGTGGTCGGCATCGCCAACTGGGTTTTGTTGCGTTTCCTGATGAAGGAACTCCCGCTGCTTCCATGGCGCTGGTCGAAGCCGCGTTTCAAGGAAATGCTTGGCTACGGCCTCAACTTCCAGTTCGTGATGATCGCCGTCATGCTGTGCGACCCGGTAACCAAACTCCTGATGAGCCGGTTTGGTGGCTTGAGTTCGGCGGCGTATTACGAAATGGCTAGCCAGCTCGTCATCCGTGTTCGGACGCTTCTCGTTTCGGCCAACGCAGTCATCGTTCCTGTCATCGCTGAACTTCAGGAGAAGTCGCCGGAGAAGTTGCGTGACGTTTACGTCCGTGCCTATGAAACGGTTTTCTTTCTGGCACTGCCGGTCTATGCGGGCATGTTCTTGCTTTTACCGTTGGTGTCGGAAGTCTGGATCGGCCACGTCGAACCGCAGTTCATCGTCTTCGCCGCCATCCTGATAGGCACCTACTTCCTGAACAATCTGGAAGTACCCGCGTATTTCGACAACCTCGGGACGGGCGAACTGGGCTGGAACAGCGTGGCGCACTTCACTATGGCCGGGCTGAACGCCGCTCTGGGTGCGTTGTTCGGCTACCTGTGGGGCGCCGTTGGCGTCGCAGCAGGCGCATCCATCGCATTGCTGGTGTCGAGCGCCATGGTGCTGTGGTTTGTCAACCGCAAATACAAGGTGCCTATGCGGCAATTGATCCCGCGCGATCACCGACTGATCGCCGTGGTGATCGGCTGCGTCACGATCGCCGGCATCGCCTGGCTGGCGTGGATCCAGACTCAGGGCCTGAGCATCCTCACGAACACGGGCATGGCGGTTGCGGCATTCGTCGCCGCGTACGTCGCGGTGGGCTGGAGGCATCCGTACCGCCATCAACTCGAGCGCTCCTGGCGCGACCACTTCTCGGGGACCGCCAAATGA
- a CDS encoding glycosyltransferase, producing the protein MKLLHLVSSIDPRGGGISEGVVRLQSALSRAGHEGEILTLDAPDEPFVKAFPGKIHALGPSRATYAYTPGLTPWLRQHASDYDAVIVNGLWQYTGLGALRALGALGDAAPPYFVFPHGMLDPWFKRRYPLKHLKKSLYWALAEYRVLHNAAAVLFTCEEERLLARESFWPYRCDEAVVSYGTSEPPAESSHLTESFLQTFPALREKRLVLFLGRIHEKKGCDLLIDAFAQAAARSPDVHLVMAGPDQEGWVDALQARAQELGIANRITWAGMLSGDVKWGAFYACEVFCLPSHQENFGIAVAEALACGRPVLISDKVNIWREVADDAAGLVDTDTLPGTQQLLQRWLDATPAEMAAMRSAARRCFEQRFRIEQVAQNLVQAIRQYAPSLSVAATAQSPAQDVQDVGV; encoded by the coding sequence GTGAAACTCCTGCATCTCGTTTCCTCGATCGATCCCCGTGGCGGCGGCATTTCCGAAGGTGTCGTCCGCCTACAAAGCGCCTTGTCGCGGGCCGGCCATGAAGGCGAAATCCTTACGCTCGATGCGCCGGACGAGCCATTCGTTAAAGCGTTTCCCGGGAAGATTCACGCGCTCGGCCCTTCGCGCGCCACCTATGCCTACACGCCTGGGCTCACCCCCTGGCTCCGCCAGCATGCAAGCGACTACGACGCCGTCATCGTGAATGGCCTCTGGCAGTACACCGGTCTGGGTGCTCTGCGGGCACTGGGTGCGCTGGGCGATGCCGCACCGCCTTATTTCGTTTTTCCGCATGGCATGCTGGACCCTTGGTTCAAGCGACGCTATCCACTCAAGCACCTGAAGAAATCGCTTTACTGGGCACTGGCGGAGTACAGGGTCTTGCACAACGCGGCCGCCGTGCTCTTTACGTGCGAAGAAGAAAGATTGCTCGCACGCGAATCGTTCTGGCCCTACCGCTGTGACGAGGCAGTCGTGTCCTACGGCACTTCAGAGCCGCCCGCTGAATCGAGCCACCTCACCGAAAGCTTTCTTCAAACCTTTCCGGCGTTGCGCGAAAAGCGACTCGTGCTTTTCCTGGGTCGTATCCACGAGAAGAAAGGTTGCGATCTTTTGATCGACGCCTTCGCGCAGGCAGCAGCCCGTTCGCCCGATGTTCATCTTGTCATGGCCGGCCCTGACCAGGAAGGCTGGGTCGACGCTTTGCAGGCGCGTGCCCAGGAACTCGGGATCGCCAATCGCATCACTTGGGCCGGAATGCTCTCGGGTGACGTCAAGTGGGGTGCCTTCTATGCCTGTGAAGTGTTTTGCCTGCCGTCGCACCAGGAGAATTTCGGGATCGCCGTGGCCGAGGCACTTGCCTGCGGTCGACCCGTGCTGATCTCCGACAAGGTCAACATCTGGCGCGAAGTGGCGGACGATGCCGCCGGCCTCGTCGATACCGACACGCTGCCAGGCACCCAACAGCTGCTGCAACGCTGGCTCGATGCGACGCCGGCAGAAATGGCCGCGATGAGATCAGCCGCACGGCGCTGTTTCGAGCAGCGCTTTCGCATCGAGCAAGTCGCACAGAATCTGGTCCAGGCGATTCGCCAGTACGCGCCCAGCCTGTCGGTTGCGGCAACTGCTCAGAGTCCTGCGCAGGATGTGCAGGACGTAGGCGTTTGA
- a CDS encoding glycosyltransferase family 2 protein: MTATLGLCVVVLTHNEEQHIERALKSVAGIASEVFVVDSGSTDRTTEIARQHGATVLFHPFVNQARQFQWALDHAPITADWIMRLDADEVIEADLSAEIATKLPHLPKEVVGINLKRKHIFMGRWVRHGGRYPLVLLRIWRRGLGRVEDRWMDEHVIVRGGRTETFDGSFADDNLNDLSFFTQKHNKYATREAIEILNQRHNLFPHDDGMSKDSASTQASAKRWIKERVYNRIPFTVSAPAYFIWRYVFQLGFLDGRSGLVYHALQGFWYRFLVGAKVMELERATAHLNDKNSMIAELSRLTGHTLARPPAEGASR, encoded by the coding sequence ATGACAGCGACGTTGGGGTTGTGCGTGGTCGTGCTCACGCACAACGAAGAGCAGCACATCGAGCGCGCGCTGAAAAGCGTGGCGGGTATTGCGAGCGAGGTGTTCGTCGTCGATTCCGGATCAACCGATCGCACCACTGAAATCGCAAGACAGCACGGCGCCACTGTGCTGTTTCATCCGTTCGTCAATCAGGCGCGCCAGTTTCAATGGGCGCTCGACCACGCGCCAATCACCGCCGACTGGATCATGCGGCTCGACGCCGACGAAGTGATCGAGGCAGATCTCTCGGCCGAGATCGCGACGAAGCTTCCACACCTGCCCAAAGAAGTCGTCGGCATCAACCTGAAGCGAAAGCACATCTTCATGGGCCGCTGGGTGCGACACGGCGGCCGCTACCCGCTCGTCCTGCTTCGCATATGGCGTCGTGGTCTGGGCCGCGTCGAAGATCGCTGGATGGACGAACACGTGATCGTTCGCGGTGGCCGCACCGAAACATTCGATGGCAGTTTTGCGGACGACAACCTGAATGACCTGAGTTTCTTCACGCAGAAGCACAATAAGTACGCGACGCGCGAAGCAATCGAAATCCTCAATCAGCGGCATAACCTGTTCCCGCACGACGACGGCATGAGCAAAGACAGTGCATCGACGCAGGCGTCGGCCAAGCGCTGGATCAAGGAGCGTGTGTACAACCGCATCCCCTTCACGGTCAGCGCCCCTGCTTATTTCATCTGGCGTTATGTTTTTCAGCTCGGGTTTCTCGACGGCCGTTCCGGCTTGGTTTATCACGCACTTCAAGGGTTTTGGTATCGGTTTCTGGTTGGTGCGAAGGTGATGGAACTTGAGCGTGCCACCGCCCACCTCAACGACAAGAATTCAATGATTGCCGAGTTATCGCGCCTCACGGGCCACACTCTGGCGCGTCCGCCCGCTGAAGGCGCTTCGCGGTGA
- a CDS encoding glycosyltransferase WbuB yields the protein MKILVYGINFAPELTGIGKYSAEMAAWLAAAGHEVRVVTAPPYYPKWAVWPGYHAGRYSSETWQGVTVFRAPVWVPRKPTGLTRVIHLASFALASIPSLLAQWRWRPDVVWLAEPPLFCAPAAVAFARLVSAKAWLHIQDYEVDAAFDLGLLKGRWVRRMVMGGERWLMRRFDRVSTISERMLQRASDKGVDSSRLVSLPNWVDVSAIRPLTHSSPYRAELGIPDDAIVALYSGNMGGKQGLEVLSEAASHLKAVPGIVFVLCGNGSGRADLMQRCSGLPNVKFIELQPLERLGDLLGLADIHLLPQRADAADLVMPSKLTGMLSSGRAVIATAHADTELGKVVMQCGALVPPDDAKALADRIEWLAGQPELRREMGVKARRYAETCIAKDAVLAKFDRDLLACRAT from the coding sequence GTGAAGATCCTGGTTTATGGAATTAACTTTGCACCTGAATTAACCGGCATCGGCAAGTATTCAGCGGAGATGGCCGCGTGGTTGGCGGCTGCGGGCCACGAGGTGCGGGTTGTCACCGCACCTCCCTATTATCCGAAATGGGCGGTATGGCCCGGCTATCACGCTGGCCGGTACAGCAGTGAAACATGGCAAGGCGTGACCGTGTTCCGTGCGCCGGTTTGGGTTCCACGCAAGCCGACCGGCCTGACGCGCGTAATTCATCTCGCCAGCTTCGCGCTGGCCAGCATTCCGTCGTTGCTGGCGCAATGGCGCTGGCGACCCGACGTGGTCTGGTTGGCCGAACCTCCCCTCTTCTGCGCACCGGCCGCCGTCGCTTTCGCACGACTCGTTTCAGCCAAAGCATGGCTGCACATCCAGGACTATGAAGTCGACGCCGCCTTCGACCTTGGTCTTCTCAAAGGCCGATGGGTGCGGCGTATGGTCATGGGCGGTGAGCGCTGGCTGATGCGTCGCTTCGATCGTGTGTCGACCATTTCCGAGCGGATGCTCCAGCGCGCAAGCGACAAGGGCGTCGATTCATCACGGCTTGTCTCGCTGCCGAACTGGGTCGATGTTTCGGCGATTCGACCGTTGACCCACTCTAGTCCGTACCGCGCGGAGCTCGGCATTCCCGACGACGCGATCGTGGCGCTCTACTCGGGAAACATGGGCGGCAAGCAAGGGCTGGAAGTGCTGTCCGAAGCAGCCAGTCATTTGAAAGCCGTACCCGGTATCGTGTTCGTGCTGTGCGGCAACGGGTCGGGGCGCGCTGACCTGATGCAACGCTGCAGCGGACTTCCGAATGTCAAGTTCATCGAACTGCAGCCGCTTGAGCGGCTCGGCGATCTGTTGGGCCTTGCCGACATTCACCTGTTGCCGCAACGCGCCGACGCTGCCGATCTCGTGATGCCTTCCAAGCTCACCGGCATGTTGAGCAGCGGTCGCGCAGTCATTGCCACCGCGCATGCCGACACCGAACTGGGGAAGGTCGTCATGCAATGTGGCGCACTCGTACCACCGGACGACGCCAAGGCGTTGGCCGACCGCATCGAGTGGCTGGCGGGGCAGCCCGAGCTGCGACGCGAGATGGGCGTGAAGGCGCGGCGTTACGCTGAAACGTGCATCGCCAAAGACGCAGTGCTTGCGAAGTTCGATCGCGACCTGCTCGCCTGTCGGGCAACCTGA
- a CDS encoding polysaccharide biosynthesis tyrosine autokinase: protein MNSTLTSHSTLTPSSTSSRGDDDDVDLGHYLDILLANKWLVAAITAVVLAIGVAYALLSQPIYESNLLIQVEEENNNANKSFLGEANAQFDVKTPASAEIEILRSRMIVGQAVEATKLYVDAYPRYAPLIGGWLSRHATQLSNPGFLGFGGYVSGTEKIVVSRFEVPPALEPSEFILTAKGDGAYTLERKGWSEVLTGKVGALLKADTPQGPIEFTVAELLGKAGAQFRVLRLSKQSTIETLQSRLVLAEKGKQTSVISATLQDPDPIKVTQILNAIGSQYVRQNIERKAAEAQKTLAFLDVQLPQYKRQLEESEQLYNSYRNQKGTVAFDEEAKLVLATAVDRQTKLLEAQQRRRELEARFTSNHPLVQTLDAQVAALSRDINDVQGRIKALPGIQQDAVRMQRDVTVNTTLYQSLLNQALQLRLVKEGKVGNVRLLDSATVPDSPVKPQRSMIVLIALVLGLFLGILAAFIRNALVEQRIRDPHELEMNIGLPVFSSIPLSPAQKGIAQRRLTGATGVRLLAIERPDDLAIESLRSLRTAMQFAMLESPNNRVMITGATPGVGKSFVTANFAALMAAAGKRTLLIDADLRRGHIHQYMGLQRHGGLSELIAGSLTIQQTVHKQVIPNLDLLATGQLPPNPGELLLSDSFNTILEKLSEQYDLVIIDTPPVLVAADTAAVATHAGTVLLVARAHTSTMGELKEATRRLALGGKAANGVLLNAIEPSRQGYGAYKYGRYRYTNYNYESILPEEQ, encoded by the coding sequence ATGAACTCCACACTCACCTCCCATTCGACGCTGACTCCGTCCAGCACTTCCAGCCGTGGCGATGACGACGACGTCGATCTTGGTCACTACCTGGACATTCTGCTCGCCAACAAGTGGCTGGTGGCAGCCATCACTGCGGTGGTGCTCGCCATCGGCGTCGCGTACGCCTTGTTGAGTCAGCCTATCTACGAGTCGAACCTGCTGATTCAGGTCGAAGAAGAGAACAACAACGCCAACAAGAGTTTCCTGGGCGAGGCCAACGCGCAGTTCGACGTGAAAACGCCAGCCAGCGCCGAAATCGAAATCCTGCGCTCACGAATGATCGTCGGCCAGGCGGTGGAGGCCACCAAACTGTATGTCGACGCCTATCCGCGCTATGCGCCGCTGATTGGTGGATGGCTGTCGCGTCACGCGACGCAACTTTCTAACCCGGGCTTCCTCGGTTTTGGCGGCTACGTGTCGGGAACCGAAAAGATCGTTGTCTCACGCTTCGAAGTGCCGCCGGCGCTGGAGCCGAGCGAGTTCATCCTGACGGCCAAGGGCGACGGCGCCTACACGCTGGAACGCAAGGGCTGGAGTGAAGTGCTGACCGGCAAAGTCGGAGCACTGCTGAAGGCCGACACGCCACAAGGGCCCATTGAGTTCACCGTCGCGGAGTTGCTGGGCAAAGCCGGCGCGCAGTTCCGCGTGCTTCGTTTGTCAAAGCAATCCACCATCGAGACGTTGCAGTCCCGACTGGTGCTGGCCGAAAAGGGCAAGCAAACGAGCGTGATCAGCGCGACGTTGCAAGATCCTGATCCCATCAAGGTCACGCAGATCCTGAACGCGATCGGCAGCCAGTACGTTCGCCAGAATATCGAGCGCAAAGCGGCCGAAGCGCAAAAGACGCTGGCATTCCTGGATGTTCAACTGCCGCAGTACAAGCGCCAGCTCGAGGAGTCCGAGCAGCTCTACAACAGCTATCGCAACCAGAAGGGCACCGTCGCATTCGACGAAGAAGCCAAGCTGGTGCTGGCAACCGCCGTCGACCGTCAGACCAAGCTGCTCGAGGCGCAGCAACGTCGTCGTGAACTCGAAGCGCGCTTCACGTCCAATCACCCGCTGGTGCAGACTCTCGATGCGCAGGTGGCAGCACTCAGTCGCGACATCAACGATGTCCAGGGACGCATCAAGGCGTTGCCGGGCATTCAGCAGGATGCCGTTCGCATGCAACGCGACGTGACCGTCAACACGACGCTCTACCAATCCCTGCTCAATCAAGCGCTGCAACTGCGACTGGTCAAAGAAGGCAAGGTCGGCAATGTGCGACTGCTCGACAGTGCGACCGTGCCGGATTCGCCAGTCAAGCCACAGCGCAGCATGATCGTGCTCATCGCTCTGGTGCTGGGCCTGTTCCTCGGCATCCTGGCTGCCTTCATCCGAAATGCATTGGTCGAGCAACGCATTCGTGACCCGCATGAATTGGAAATGAACATCGGACTGCCGGTTTTCTCGAGCATTCCGTTGAGCCCGGCACAAAAGGGCATTGCGCAACGTCGACTGACCGGTGCGACCGGCGTCAGGTTGCTCGCCATCGAGCGGCCGGACGATCTGGCGATCGAAAGCCTGCGCAGTCTCCGCACCGCCATGCAGTTCGCGATGCTCGAGTCGCCCAACAACCGGGTGATGATTACCGGCGCGACACCTGGCGTCGGCAAGAGCTTCGTCACCGCAAATTTCGCGGCGCTGATGGCCGCAGCGGGTAAACGCACGCTGCTGATCGACGCCGATCTGCGCCGTGGACACATCCATCAGTACATGGGTCTGCAGCGCCACGGCGGCCTCTCTGAACTCATCGCCGGCAGCTTGACGATTCAGCAGACTGTTCACAAGCAGGTCATTCCAAACCTCGACTTGCTGGCGACCGGACAACTGCCGCCTAACCCGGGTGAACTGCTGCTGTCCGACTCGTTCAACACCATTCTTGAAAAGCTCTCCGAGCAATACGACCTGGTGATCATCGATACGCCGCCGGTGCTGGTGGCAGCCGATACCGCCGCAGTGGCGACGCATGCAGGCACGGTGCTGCTGGTGGCCCGTGCGCACACCTCGACAATGGGCGAGTTGAAGGAGGCCACGCGCCGGCTGGCGCTGGGCGGCAAGGCGGCCAACGGCGTCTTGCTGAATGCGATCGAACCGAGTCGGCAGGGGTATGGGGCCTACAAGTACGGACGCTACCGGTACACCAACTACAACTACGAGAGCATCCTTCCAGAGGAGCAATAA